The proteins below come from a single Kosakonia sp. SMBL-WEM22 genomic window:
- the tri1 gene encoding ADP-ribosylarginine hydrolase Tri1, whose translation MPLRHYILFLFSGSPKIDLHADDLTISIYSDRYSHYRPLNVRKILSEAPDPAAVKYDAWDKALPLQTSIPDARDKAIGALVGLAVGNAVGATLAFQARDRYRVSDLVGGGIFGLKAGEWTGDTSMMLCLAETYLQNNTLDFKDFRNRLVRWYKRGENSSNGICFDIGKTTRFALEQYLQHGETWMGNTEKNTAGNAALVREAPVAIFRRKTVRGIWFDSQAQSQATHGTTESLSACFFLGLLLNHLIYGYDKEKTFLPHIVPLASRVLIINAGEYKQKTRDQIRSSAYVIDTLEAAMWAVWNTDNFRDAILLAANLGDDADSVAATAGQIAGALYGYAGIPQEWKDKLVQHKRIANIAGELFDHAPDKDFL comes from the coding sequence TTGCCACTTCGCCACTATATACTGTTTCTCTTTTCAGGGTCGCCAAAGATCGATTTGCATGCAGATGACTTAACAATCAGCATCTATAGCGATCGATACAGTCATTACCGCCCCCTTAACGTCCGCAAAATATTGTCTGAAGCTCCGGATCCTGCCGCCGTAAAATATGATGCCTGGGATAAAGCGCTTCCGCTTCAGACGTCCATTCCTGATGCCCGCGATAAGGCCATTGGCGCATTAGTTGGGCTGGCGGTAGGTAACGCTGTAGGGGCGACGCTTGCATTTCAAGCACGCGATCGTTACAGAGTGAGCGATTTGGTAGGTGGTGGAATCTTCGGGCTTAAGGCTGGCGAGTGGACGGGTGATACCTCAATGATGCTGTGCCTTGCAGAAACCTATCTGCAAAATAATACATTGGATTTTAAGGATTTTCGAAATCGCCTGGTGCGTTGGTATAAGCGGGGTGAGAATAGCAGCAATGGCATCTGCTTTGATATCGGTAAAACGACTCGTTTTGCGCTTGAGCAATACCTCCAGCATGGTGAAACGTGGATGGGTAATACAGAGAAAAATACTGCAGGTAATGCAGCATTAGTTCGTGAAGCTCCGGTAGCTATATTTCGCCGCAAAACCGTACGCGGAATATGGTTTGATTCCCAGGCGCAAAGCCAGGCAACGCACGGTACGACCGAATCCCTTTCAGCCTGTTTTTTTCTTGGTTTGCTGTTGAATCATTTAATCTACGGTTATGACAAAGAAAAAACGTTTTTACCACACATCGTCCCGCTCGCTTCACGTGTGCTTATTATTAATGCCGGTGAGTACAAACAAAAAACGCGCGATCAGATTCGTTCCAGTGCGTATGTTATCGACACGCTCGAAGCGGCGATGTGGGCGGTCTGGAATACGGATAATTTCCGTGATGCGATTTTATTAGCGGCTAATCTGGGCGACGATGCCGACAGCGTTGCGGCTACAGCCGGGCAAATTGCCGGGGCACTATACGGCTACGCGGGTATTCCTCAAGAGTGGAAAGACAAACTGGTTCAGCATAAACGGATTGCGAATATTGCGGGTGAGCTATTTGACCACGCCCCGGATAAAGATTTTCTTTAA
- a CDS encoding immunity protein Tsi6 family protein: MTELTALDYVEKALRLAIKRHNAIKSNPDAGALEPMYRSIVAQLEYLRDVVKGTQQDKSKLRELTFGMYAVKEFETSDEIFFERLTDAFYIASQIRKGLKVQLPHQVNKNFAETQKRLALLYPDDFNV, from the coding sequence ATGACTGAATTAACTGCATTAGATTATGTTGAGAAAGCATTGAGGCTGGCAATCAAAAGGCACAATGCAATAAAAAGTAACCCGGATGCTGGTGCACTCGAACCTATGTACAGATCAATTGTTGCGCAGCTGGAATATTTGCGAGATGTTGTAAAAGGTACCCAGCAGGATAAAAGTAAGCTACGCGAACTCACTTTTGGTATGTATGCTGTAAAAGAGTTTGAAACTTCCGATGAGATTTTCTTTGAGCGACTGACCGACGCTTTTTATATTGCGTCACAGATTCGAAAAGGATTGAAAGTACAGCTGCCTCATCAGGTCAATAAAAATTTTGCTGAGACGCAAAAAAGACTGGCTTTGTTATATCCGGATGATTTTAATGTCTGA
- a CDS encoding polymorphic toxin type 46 domain-containing protein codes for MAEYQAARVDDPIAHTASKGWMIAGLIGGALLGVAAVAVTGGAALVVVSTVAASACAGGGLGEVLGSMSWAPRHVTGTLKEGSPDVFINSRKAIRAHLSLGECDEHSGTPQRVAEGSIKVYINNYPAARISDRLTCSAEIFKGSANVFIGGAKVQTDEISPEIPGWVNWVMLGVGAGALAVIAGPAIALLSTAGGMTGGTLGNYVGGEFFGEGSDGQKWSMLFGGLIGGGLGAKGGAKFNAWRAGKPVAQPAPAPAVSARRAELNAKFERTGNLNKDINIRGNRKTVEDFMRKQGVEEGKIDAYMSGINLEERVSVETINRGKIAYQNQSPGNWQGNWYSMNENTPPTKLGINPVGQVRGTTDIVPKEVIAYQAQEKTLMLRSTATPALDTWSVPGKPFQTEGGGIQWFSTQRDTWTPVK; via the coding sequence ATGGCTGAATACCAAGCTGCGCGAGTTGATGATCCGATCGCACATACGGCGTCGAAAGGCTGGATGATTGCGGGTCTTATCGGCGGCGCTCTGCTTGGCGTCGCTGCCGTAGCGGTAACTGGTGGTGCTGCGCTGGTCGTCGTTTCTACTGTTGCGGCCAGCGCTTGCGCAGGCGGAGGCCTTGGAGAAGTCCTTGGCAGTATGTCATGGGCTCCCAGGCACGTTACCGGGACGCTGAAGGAGGGATCTCCTGATGTTTTTATCAACAGCCGTAAGGCGATTCGCGCACATCTGTCGCTCGGTGAATGTGATGAACACAGCGGAACACCTCAGCGCGTCGCAGAGGGATCGATAAAGGTTTACATCAATAATTATCCTGCTGCGCGCATTAGCGATCGTTTAACCTGCAGCGCAGAGATCTTCAAGGGTTCCGCCAATGTATTTATTGGCGGTGCAAAGGTGCAAACCGATGAGATCAGCCCGGAGATCCCCGGATGGGTCAACTGGGTAATGCTGGGGGTTGGTGCAGGCGCGCTCGCCGTGATTGCCGGGCCAGCCATTGCACTGCTTAGCACCGCAGGTGGCATGACCGGAGGAACGCTCGGCAATTACGTTGGCGGTGAGTTTTTTGGTGAGGGCAGCGATGGTCAAAAATGGAGCATGCTATTTGGCGGACTCATTGGCGGTGGCCTGGGTGCTAAAGGCGGGGCGAAGTTTAATGCCTGGCGGGCTGGCAAACCTGTGGCGCAACCTGCTCCCGCTCCAGCCGTCTCAGCTCGCCGCGCTGAGCTGAATGCGAAGTTCGAACGCACCGGTAATTTAAATAAAGATATCAACATTCGCGGTAACAGAAAAACGGTTGAAGATTTCATGCGCAAACAGGGCGTTGAAGAGGGGAAAATTGACGCATATATGTCAGGTATTAACCTTGAAGAAAGGGTTTCGGTTGAAACAATTAACCGCGGGAAAATAGCCTATCAGAACCAATCGCCGGGTAACTGGCAGGGCAACTGGTATTCGATGAATGAAAATACCCCACCGACTAAACTCGGAATAAACCCTGTTGGCCAGGTTCGCGGCACAACAGATATAGTGCCGAAAGAGGTCATTGCTTACCAGGCGCAGGAGAAAACGCTGATGCTAAGAAGTACAGCTACTCCAGCTCTTGATACCTGGTCTGTTCCCGGCAAACCTTTCCAAACAGAGGGCGGTGGAATACAATGGTTTTCAACACAAAGAGATACCTGGACACCCGTTAAATGA
- a CDS encoding DcrB-related protein, with protein MADYTLQEATLALPDMFKDRTMNLFTLNDNGASEFTFVVSRASAKKNENIQAVAARILREMEITVPEFRLHLSQPVSVDGEPAVELFYQFKNDGTVIFQRQTVVLLDEQPTGKKIVCYIGTCPDEFSQYYQRQYQDIIQSIKFHRQRETEPEQMLLADDPRIFFALDTETKHLSSFDGIQSLYQHLPLQRAREGVFLLYAQDGQALRIASVPGSQPVRYALWTLPQGGGHHLAQQLSACRTFEGVAGLDSLEGVRRFLARNGSDVNHG; from the coding sequence ATGGCTGACTATACTCTTCAGGAAGCGACGCTCGCGCTACCGGATATGTTTAAAGATCGCACCATGAATTTATTTACGCTAAATGATAATGGCGCAAGTGAATTCACCTTTGTTGTATCCCGAGCCAGCGCTAAAAAAAATGAAAATATTCAGGCTGTAGCGGCGCGAATTTTACGCGAAATGGAAATTACCGTTCCAGAATTTCGTCTTCATTTATCGCAGCCCGTGTCAGTTGATGGTGAACCTGCGGTTGAACTTTTTTACCAGTTTAAAAATGATGGCACGGTTATTTTTCAACGTCAGACGGTAGTCTTGCTGGATGAGCAGCCCACTGGCAAAAAAATTGTTTGTTATATTGGCACATGCCCCGATGAGTTTAGTCAATATTATCAGCGGCAGTATCAGGATATTATCCAGAGCATCAAATTCCATCGTCAGCGGGAAACAGAGCCTGAGCAAATGTTACTTGCTGACGACCCGCGAATATTCTTTGCTCTCGATACGGAAACGAAGCACCTATCCTCTTTTGACGGTATCCAGTCCCTCTACCAGCACCTACCTCTGCAGCGTGCGCGCGAAGGCGTATTTTTGCTCTACGCACAGGACGGGCAGGCGTTAAGGATCGCTTCCGTACCAGGAAGTCAGCCCGTGCGCTATGCGCTATGGACACTGCCGCAGGGGGGCGGGCACCATCTTGCGCAGCAGTTGTCTGCCTGTCGAACATTTGAAGGCGTTGCCGGCCTGGACTCCTTAGAAGGAGTCCGGCGTTTCCTTGCCCGCAACGGAAGTGATGTTAATCATGGCTGA